The following proteins are co-located in the Polymorphospora rubra genome:
- a CDS encoding class I SAM-dependent methyltransferase, producing MAERVRARVFGEVADEYDRIRPGYPTALVDDVLDHARLAGAPALEVGAGTGKATVAFAERGVALTAIEPDEAMAEVLRRRVAGRPDVTVAVTAFEDHRPDRPYGLLFSAQAWHWTDPASRWRRAAAALAPGGTLALFWNGDRPADPEVTAALLEVHRAHAPQILPDVEPVHDSPLAAAWPREELVARTEFGDLSERLYRWERTLTAQDYTANLSTQSAYRLLDEDTRAGLFRAVTDVLGERIVVSMATALYLARRLDT from the coding sequence ATGGCGGAACGGGTTCGGGCCAGGGTGTTCGGTGAGGTGGCCGACGAGTACGACCGGATCCGGCCCGGCTATCCGACGGCGCTCGTCGACGACGTCCTCGACCATGCCCGGCTCGCCGGCGCGCCCGCCCTGGAGGTCGGCGCCGGCACGGGCAAGGCGACCGTCGCGTTCGCCGAGCGCGGGGTGGCTCTCACCGCGATCGAACCCGACGAGGCGATGGCCGAGGTGCTGCGCCGCCGCGTCGCGGGTCGGCCGGACGTCACGGTGGCGGTCACCGCCTTCGAGGACCACCGGCCGGATCGGCCGTACGGCCTGTTGTTCAGTGCCCAGGCCTGGCACTGGACCGACCCGGCGTCACGGTGGCGGCGGGCGGCCGCGGCGCTGGCCCCGGGCGGGACGCTCGCCCTCTTCTGGAACGGCGACCGGCCGGCCGACCCGGAGGTGACGGCGGCGCTGCTCGAAGTCCACCGGGCGCACGCGCCACAGATCCTGCCCGACGTCGAACCGGTCCACGACTCGCCGCTCGCGGCCGCCTGGCCACGCGAGGAACTGGTGGCCCGGACCGAGTTCGGTGACCTGTCCGAGCGCCTCTACCGCTGGGAGCGGACCCTGACGGCGCAGGACTACACGGCGAACCTGTCCACCCAGTCCGCCTACCGCCTGCTCGACGAGGACACCCGGGCCGGGCTGTTCCGCGCGGTCACCGACGTGCTGGGGGAGCGGATCGTCGTCAGCATGGCCACGGCGCTCTACCTGGCCCGCCGGCTGGACACCTAG